One Solanum pennellii chromosome 10, SPENNV200 genomic region harbors:
- the LOC107001665 gene encoding auxin response factor 18-like: MADNKSNCFDSRLWQACAGTIVKMPAVNSIVLYFPQGHAEHAGVNVEFRSDVKIPSYIPCRVLSIKYMAERETDEVFAKIRLTPVRLSEFFETADEGMVKIGSDNSRKPLSFAKTLTQSDANNGGGFSVPKNCADTIFPTLDYNVNPPVQTLSATDIHGKSWQFRHIYRGTPERHLLTTGWSTFVNEKKLVAGDSIVFLRNENDKISIGIRRIKKKSVAIEPETSPWWFPSVGNLTIPRGGFSAFLRDDQNTNSSWSLINRGNVKAESVIEATKLATNGQPFEVIFYPRSTTPEFFVKASRVKAALQIPWCSGMRFKMPFETEDLVISWFMGTISSVQANDPSQWPDSPWRMLQVTWDEPNLLHNVMCVNPWLVEPVSNMPTINFNPYTPPLKKLRLSHTSDFPLNGPLPMSGFPNNHLEFSIDPPMPNGCLPNNTPVGMQGARHAPYNLSLPDIHTNNLLSSLSPVGFPSLYHVVASPSTSNNTMIPKPSKNADISSLLTLGSSTQTIKKFDSEKTTQFVLFGQPIVIEQQTSQSNSRISVSPRHATNSFSDGNEYKKENTSDSSDTSFVHNSVQHYLPSQSFRSEENVEIGHSKVFIESEDIGQTKQLGEW; encoded by the exons ATGGCGGACAACAAATCAAATTGTTTTGATTCTCGATTGTGGCAAGCATGTGCTGGTACTATAGTAAAAATGCCTGCAGTTAATTCGATAGTGTTGTATTTTCCTCAAGGACACGCAGAACATGCCGGTGTAAATGTTGAATTTAGGAGTGACGTTAAGATTCCATCCTACATTCCTTGTAGAGTTTTGAGTATTAAATACATGGCAGAACGTGAAACTGATGAAGTTTTTGCGAAAATTAGATTGACGCCTGTTCGTCTTAGTGAATTTTTCGAAACGGCTGATGAAGGAATGGTGAAAATTGGGTCGGATAATTCACGTAAACCTCTTTCGTTTGCTAAGACATTGACTCAATCAGATGCTAATAATGGTGGAGGTTTTTCTGTTCCGAAAAATTGTGCAGATACGATTTTTCCTACTTTGGATTACAATGTGAATCCTCCTGTTCAGACGCTCTCAGCAACGGATATTCACGGGAAATCATGGCAATTCAGACATATTTATCGAGGAACACCAGAACGTCATCTTTTAACAACCGGCTGGAGTACTTTTGTCAACGAAAAAAAGCTTGTTGCAGGTGATTCCATTGTGTTTCTAAGGaatgaaaatgacaaaatttcTATAGGAATTCGaaggattaaaaaaaagagtgtTGCAATTGAACCCGAGACTTCTCCTTGGTGGTTTCCATCGGTTGGTAATCTTACTATACCACGCGGAGGATTTTCAGCTTTTCTCAGAGACGATCAGAATACAAACTCGAGTTGGAGTTTGATAAACAGGGGAAATGTTAAAGCAGAATCAGTTATTGAAGCTACCAAACTTGCAACTAATGGACAACCATTTGAGGTTATCTTCTATCCGCGGAGTACTACTCCAGAGTTCTTTGTTAAGGCGTCACGTGTCAAGGCAGCATTGCAAATCCCCTGGTGCTCAGGAATGAGGTTCAAAATGCCCTTTGAAACTGAAGACTTAGTGATAAGCTGGTTCATGGGAACTATTTCGTCTGTTCAAGCCAACGATCCAAGTCAATGGCCAGATTCACCTTGGAGGATGCTTCAG GTGACATGGGACGAGCCAAATTTGCTTCATAATGTGATGTGTGTCAACCCATGGCTCGTGGAACCAGTCTCAAACATGCCCACCATCAACTTTAATCCCTATACACCCCCACTAAAGAAACTTCGATTATCTCACACTTCGGATTTTCCTTTAAATGGTCCTCTTCCTATGTCAGGTTTTCCCAATAACCATCTAGAATTCTCTATAGATCCTCCTAT GCCCAATGGTTGTCTTCCTAACAACACCCCTGTTGGTATGCAGGGAGCCAGGCATGCTCCATATAATTTATCATTACCGGATATCCACACCAATAATTTGCTCTCGAGTCTATCTCCTGTCGGTTTTCCATCACTTTATCATGTTGTTGCGAGTCCAAGTACCTCCAATAATACCATGATTCCCAAGCCAAGTAAAAATGCCGATATATCTAGTTTGCTAACCCTTGGAAGTTCAACCCAAACTATTAAGAAATTTGACAGTGAAAAAACAACACAATTCGTACTCTTTGGTCAACCCATAGTTATTGAACAACAAACCTCTCAAAGCAATTCAAGAATTAGTGTTTCTCCCCGTCATGCAACGAATAGTTTTTCTGATGGGaatgaatataaaaaagagAATACCTCTGATTCCTCAGATACTTCATTTGTTCATAATAGTGTACAACATTACTTACCATCTCAATCATTTCGATCAGAGGAAAATGTGGAGATTGGACACTCTAAAGTTTTCATAGAATCTGAAGATATAGGACAAACAAAACAACTTGGTGAATGGTGA
- the LOC107002418 gene encoding BTB/POZ domain-containing protein At5g03250-like produces MAFLRLGSKSEAFRREGQAWHCTSGLPSDVTFEIGEMSFYLHKFPLISRSGLLAKLIKDSSKDDVSVSELQLNDIPGGAKAFELVAKFCYGVKIEITPLNIVSLRCASEYLEMTDEYGERNLIAQTESFLNEVFGNWTDTIKALETCEEVLPQAEELHIVSRCINSLAMKACTDTKLFNWPVSENGHEDTTDTEVWNGICTGSKTQPMTDDWWYEDVSFLSLPLYKRLIQAVEAGGMRPDNVAGAVVFYAKKYIPLMNRQASFKDATSQTNKSGSTISTPSEADQRALLEEIMELLPNQKGVTETRFLLRLLRSAMMLQASPSCRENLERRVGLQLDQAALDDLLIPNMGYSVETLYDIDCFQRILDHFMSIDQASSAPSPCIMEENQLMEGSTSLTSLTRVANLVDSYLSEVAPDVNYKFPKFQSLAATIPDFARPLTDGIYRAIDIYLKAHPWLTDSEREQICRLMNCQKLSLEACTHAAQNERLPLRVIVQVLFFEQLRLRTSISGLFFVSDNLDNSRSTTLHGGNRNTNTSNGRGSSIDDMRERVAELEKECNSMKQEFKKVVKTKKKWNVFCGRKSECDLNSVNPSKLQPRHVNERKNQKNGGSR; encoded by the exons ATGGCATTTCTAAGACTTGGCTCCAAATCTGAGGCCTTCCGTCGTGAAGGCCAAGCTTG GCATTGCACATCAGGCCTTCCCAGTGATGTTACATTTGAAATTGGAGAAATGTCCTTTTATCTACACAAG TTCCCATTGATATCAAGAAGTGGACTACTAGCAAAGCTAATTAAAGATTCATCAAAAGACGACGTATCAGTTAGCGAACTGCAGCTCAATGACATACCTGGTGGTGCTAAAGCATTTGAGTTAGTAGCCAAATTCTGTTATGGTGTCAAAATAGAAATCACTCCTTTGAATATAGTGAGCCTTAGATGTGCATCAGAGTATTTGGAAATGACAGATGAATATGGTGAGAGAAATCTCATTGCACAAACAGAATCTTTTCTTAACGAAGTTTTTGGGAATTGGACAGATACTATAAAAGCTCTTGAAacatgtgaagaagttcttccACAGGCTGAAGAGCTTCATATTGTGTCGAGATGCATAAATTCCTTAGCAATGAAAGCTTGTACCGATACAAAGTTGTTTAACTGGCCTGTGTCTGAAAATGGTCACGAGGATACCACAGACACGGAGGTGTGGAATGGTATATGCACTGGATCCAAGACACAGCCAATGACAGATGATTGGTGGTATGAAGACGTGTCGTTCCTTAGCTTACCTCTGTATAAACGGTTGATTCAGGCAGTTGAAGCCGGAGGAATGAGGCCTGATAATGTAGCAGGTGCAGTTGTGTTTTATGCAAAGAAATATATTCCTTTGATGAATAGACAAGCAAGTTTCAAGGATGCTACTAGCCAAACTAATAAATCAGGATCAACAATTTCAACTCCATCAGAAGCAGACCAAAGGGCACTTTTAGAGGAGATAATGGAGTTGTTGCCAAATCAGAAAGGAGTAACAGAAACTAG GTTTCTTCTTAGGCTACTGCGTAGCGCTATGATGCTACAAGCAAGTCCATCTTGCAGGGAGAATTTGGAGAGAAGAGTGGGATTGCAATTAGATCAAGCTGCACTAGATGACTTATTAATACCAAATATGGGATATTCAGTAGAAACTTTATATGACATAGACTGTTTTCAGAGAATTTTGGATCATTTCATGTCAATAGACCAGGCTTCTTCTGCACCATCTCCATGTATTATGGAAGAAAACCAATTGATGGAAGGTTCAACTTCATTAACTTCACTAACAAGGGTAGCAAATCTAGTGGATTCATATCTTTCTGAAGTCGCGCCTGATGTTAATTACAAGTTCCCTAAATTTCAGTCTCTTGCTGCAACAATCCCGGATTTTGCAAGGCCACTTACTGATGGTATCTATCGTGCAATTGATATATATTTGAAG GCACATCCTTGGCTCACAGACTCAGAAAGGGAGCAAATCTGCAGACTAATGAATTGCCAGAAGCTCTCGTTGGAAGCTTGCACACACGCTGCTCAAAACGAGAGGCTACCTCTTAGGGTCATAGTTCAGGTCTTGTTCTTTGAACAACTTCGACTAAGGACATCAATATCAGGATTGTTCTTTGTCTCAGATAATCTTGACAACTCCCGAAGTACTACTCTTCATGGAGGCAACAGGAACACAAACACATCAAATGGTAGAGGATCAAGTATCGATGACATGAGGGAGCGTGTTGCAGAACTAGAAAAAGAGTGCAACAGCATGAAACAGGAGTTTAAAAAGGTggtaaaaacaaagaaaaagtgGAATGTGTTTTGTGGAAGAAAATCTGAGTGTGACTTGAATTCAGTAAATCCCAGCAAGTTACAACCTCGACATGTTAATGAGCGTAAAAATCAAAAGAATGGAGGCTCTAGATGA
- the LOC107002419 gene encoding 29 kDa ribonucleoprotein B, chloroplastic-like, whose protein sequence is MASSVSSLQFLFVTPQTLSSLKPNSTPTSFSFFSLPSSSLNLSLSSSTPSSIKPFESSSFGSRFVRNVALSEFDQLEDDVGEVEEEPNFSPDLKLFVGNLPFSVDSATLAELFERAGNVEMVEVIYDKLTGRSRGFGFVTMSSKAEVEAAEQQFNGYEIDGRALRVNSGPAPEKRENSFGGGRGGRSENSSYGGARGGRNFDSSNRVYVGNLSWGVDDLSLRELFSDQGKVVDCKVVYDRDSGRSRGFGFVTFSSAQEVNKAIDSLNGFDLDGRPIRVSAAEERPPRRQF, encoded by the exons ATGGCTTCTTCAGTTTCTtctcttcaatttctctttGTAACTCCACAAACCCTTTCTTCTCTGAAACCCAATTCCACACCAACttcattttccttcttctctcTTCCTTCGTCCTCTTTGAATCTTTCTTTATCATCTTCAACCCCTTCTTCTATCAAGCCTTTTGAATCTTCTTCTTTCGGCTCTCGGTTCGTTCGTAACGTGGCGTTATCTGAATTTGACCAATTGGAAGATGATGTTggagaagtagaagaagaaccCAATTTCTCTCCGGACCTTAAACTCTTTGTTGGTAATTTGCCGTTCAGTGTTGATAGTGCTACACTTGCTGAGCTTTTCGAACGAGCTGGAAATGTTGAGATGGTTGAG GTTATATATGACAAGCTCACAGGAAGAAGCAGAGGGTTTGGTTTTGTGACAATGTCATCAAAAGCAGAAGTGGAAGCTGCTGAACAACAATTCAATGGATAT GAAATCGACGGGAGGGCATTGAGAGTGAACTCTGGGCCAGCACCAGAGAAAAGGGAGAATTCTTTTGGAGGTGGACGAGGTGGAAGAAGTGAGAATTCTTCTTATGGAGGTGCACGAGGTGGGAGAAATTTTGATAGCTCCAACAGAGTCTATGTAGGAAACCTCTCATGGGGTGTCGATGACCTTTCACTTAGAGAATTGTTCAGTGATCAAGGAAAAGTTGTTGATTGCAAAGTAGTCTATGACAGAGATAGTGGTAGATCAAGGGGTTTTGGATTTGTCACATTCAGTTCTGCTCAAGAGGTCAACAAGGCAATCGATAGCTTGAATGGCTTT GACCTTGATGGCAGGCCCATTCGCGTAAGCGCTGCAGAAGAGCGACCCCCCAGGCGTCAATTTTGA
- the LOC107002739 gene encoding amidase 1, with translation MMKIMEMESLKSCGAFMKKLRLEPIGSDSDELNGLTFAVKDIFDLEGQITGFGNPDWGKTHPAAICTAPTVLSLLKSGATCIGITVMDEMAYSINGENFHYGTPVNPVAPDRVPGGSSSGSAVAVGAKIVDFALGTDTGGSVRVPASYCGIYGIRPSHGVVSVDGVIPMAQSFDTVGWFARNACILKQVGRVLLQSDHESKGLTKFIVAEDCFKLLDSKSNRQTIGILVDSVRELCGSDQMIEYVSIGDYIEENVPSLKKFMTIETSSNDYIPSSLRALSAAMRLLQKYEFKENHGEWVSDVKPSLGPGIAERVQEALRTTKDEDIDVFPTVKTELRVALTGLLGDCGILAIPTVPGPPPKLKTETTTLEGFRAKAFSLLSIAGVSGFCQVSIPLGIQDNLPISVSLLANHGSDWFLLNVVEAIHNVLYL, from the coding sequence ATGATGAAAATAATGGAGATGGAGTCATTGAAATCATGCGGAGCATTCATGAAAAAACTAAGATTAGAACCAATTGGCTCTGATTCAGATGAACTCAATGGTCTAACTTTTGCTGTGAAAGACATATTTGATTTAGAAGGACAAATTACTGGTTTTGGAAATCCAGATTGGGGAAAAACTCATCCTGCAGCAATATGTACTGCACCAACTGTACTATCTCTGTTGAAATCTGGTGCTACTTGTATCGGTATAACCGTAATGGATGAAATGGCTTACAGCATCAACGGCGAAAATTTTCATTACGGTACACCTGTTAATCCTGTTGCACCAGATAGAGTACCTGGAGGATCTTCAAGTGGATCTGCAGTCGCTGTTGGTGCAAAAATTGTTGATTTCGCATTAGGAACAGATACTGGCGGAAGCGTTAGAGTTCCTGCATCGTATTGTGGGATTTACGGTATTCGTCCTTCTCATGGAGTTGTTTCAGTTGATGGAGTTATACCTATGGCACAAAGTTTCGATACAGTTGGATGGTTTGCGAGGAATGCTTGTATTTTAAAGCAAGTTGGAAGAGTATTGCTTCAATCTGATCACGAATCGAAAGGTCTAACTAAATTTATTGTAGCAGAAGATTGTTTTAAGCTTCTGGATTCTAAGAGTAATCGTCAAACGATTGGAATACTTGTTGATTCGGTGAGGGAGCTATGTGGAAGTGATCAAATGATTGAATATGTGAGTATAGGTGATTACATTGAGGAAAATGTTCCGAGTTTGAAGAAATTCATGACTATTGAAACTAGCAGTAATGATTACATTCCATCCTCATTGCGAGCTCTTTCAGCTGCAATGAGGTTGCTTCAGAAATACGAATTCAAAGAGAATCACGGAGAATGGGTTAGTGATGTGAAGCCTAGTTTAGGTCCTGGAATAGCAGAACGCGTGCAGGAGGCGTTGAGAACTACCAAAGATGAAGATATTGACGTGTTCCCAACTGTGAAGACTGAGCTTCGAGTAGCTCTTACTGGTCTACTTGGGGATTGTGGAATACTTGCAATCCCAACTGTTCCTGGACCTCCACCAAAACTAAAAACTGAGACGACTACGTTGGAAGGATTTCGTGCTAAAGCTTTTAGTCTTTTGTCAATTGCTGGAGTATCTGGATTTTGCCAGGTTAGTATACCTCTAGGTATACAAGATAATCTTCCTATATCAGTTTCTTTATTGGCAAATCATGGTTCAGATTGGTTCCTGCTAAATGTTGTTGAGGCTATTCACAATGTTCTTTACTTGTAA